A single genomic interval of Phaeodactylum tricornutum CCAP 1055/1 chromosome 5, whole genome shotgun sequence harbors:
- a CDS encoding hypothetical protein (Hypothetical protein. Appears to be a member of the Multi Antimicrobial Extrusion (MATE) family which functions as drug/sodium antiporters. These proteins mediate resistance to a wide range of cationic dyes, fluroquinolones, aminoglycosides and other structurally diverse antibodies and drugs. MATE proteins are found in bacteria, archaea and eukaryotes. These proteins are predicted to have 12 alpha-helical transmembrane regions.): MRGVPFSGVVGLATVLVIQPLPLRGFVGQRSFRVAPFPTKLTVPPSQQQGPRLSKRLSPNRAASNESISADKDHEAAQYTSDRIQSLKNKLTRDFVQIGGPALIQLAAEPLAALVDTAYLGRLGPEVLGGAGVAISAQYAVSKLYNDPLLRTSISLVASQDGKARGKEAATQADTDKAAKELSVAVSSALLLAASVGIIQLLVYSIFCKAITGGMGLNPSSPMWHSAVSYLQVRAFGTPAATLWLVANGIFRGLGDTRTPLWYSLFFTALNAVLDPLFIFVFHWGASGAAAGTALAQYTALVPLLFALNRRVRVDILGQLGALGESLQKYLKAGSLVLFRSLGKVLAYSVCARQAAMLGSVSAAAYNLTFQLGFATTQICEAVAVAVQTTLARELADTDSHPPKVRAQLIRHLISTSIWLGGGVATALSLSTFWRRNWILASLTTNPAVQAAAAGIFPVVLLTQVLKGLAYPVNGIIMGGLDWFYSMIVMWIANFACVGLVRYFVTTSGAVSLAQIWWALAAFMGTQVVAGIVRYESKTGVWQVLQGDSLAAARA; this comes from the coding sequence ATGCGCGGCGTACCTTTCTCTGGCGTAGTGGGTCTAGCCACAGTACTCGTTATCCAACCGCTGCCTTTACGAGGATTCGTTGGCCAGCGCTCGTTCCGTGTTGCGCCGTTTCCTACGAAACTCACTGTTCCTCCAAGTCAACAGCAAGGACCGCGACTTTCCAAGCGACTTTCTCCGAACCGTGCCGCATCGAACGAATCGATCTCTGCGGATAAAGATCATGAAGCTGCTCAGTATACGTCTGATCGGATACAGAGTTTGAAAAACAAACTAACTCGTGACTTTGTCCAGATTGGCGGTCCCGCGCTGATACAGTTGGCGGCTGAACCGTTGGCGGCCTTGGTGGATACAGCGTATCTAGGAAGACTCGGTCCCGAGGTACTGGGAGGCGCAGGTGTAGCCATTTCGGCCCAATATGCCGTATCGAAGCTCTACAACGACCCTCTCTTGCGGACATCGATTAGTCTGGTAGCGTCCCAAGACGGCAAAGCTCGTGGAAAGGAAGCAGCGACTCAAGCAGACACCGACAAAGCTGCTAAGGAACTAAGCGTTGCGGTGTCTTCGGCTCTACTTTTGGCCGCCTCTGTTGGAATTATTCAACTTCTCGTGTACTCCATATTTTGCAAAGCAATCACCGGCGGCATGGGCTTGAATCCGTCCTCTCCCATGTGGCATTCCGCCGTTTCTTATTTGCAAGTCCGGGCCTTTGGCACACCCGCGGCAACGCTCTGGCTCGTGGCCAACGGAATTTTTCGAGGTCTCGGCGATACACGCACACCACTCTGGTATTCGCTCTTTTTCACAGCTCTCAATGCCGTTCTCGATCCGCTTTTTATTTTTGTGTTTCATTGGGGGGCCTCGGGGGCTGCGGCGGGGACAGCGTTGGCGCAGTATACTGCACTGGTCCCTTTGCTCTTTGCCTTGAATCGTCGGGTACGGGTGGACATACTCGGCCAGCTTGGTGCACTAGGCGAATCGCTGCAAAAGTATCTAAAAGCCGGTAGTTTGGTATTGTTCCGCAGTCTCGGGAAAGTATTGGCCTACTCTGTCTGTGCCCGTCAGGCCGCCATGCTGGGCTCCGTCTCGGCGGCCGCCTACAATTTGACTTTCCAACTAGGATTCGCAACGACACAGATTTGTGAAGCAGTCGCGGTTGCCGTTCAAACAACATTGGCCCGGGAACTGGCCGATACGGATTCACATCCCCCCAAAGTCCGAGCCCAGCTCATTCGACATTTGATCTCCACTTCGATCTGGTTGGGCGGGGGTGTCGCGACAGCCTTATCCCTGTCGACCTTTTGGCGTCGTAACTGGATTCTGGCTAGTCTTACCACCAATCCGGCTGTACAGGCAGCAGCGGCAGGTATCTTTCCAGTTGTACTGCTGACTCAAGTACTAAAAGGTTTGGCCTATCCTGTGAACGGCATTATTATGGGAGGTTTGGATTGGTTTTACTCTATGATCGTTATGTGGATTGCAAACTTCGCGTGTGTCGGGCTGGTTCGCTATTTTGTCACAACGTCCGGAGCAGTTAGCTTGGCACAAATTTGGTGGGCACTGGCGGCCTTTATGGGGACGCAAGTAGTCGCTGGTATTGTGCGATACGAAAGCAAAACAGGAGTATGGCAGGTCCTTCAAGGCGATAGCCTAGCAGCAGCGAGAGCCTAA
- a CDS encoding predicted protein, protein MMLKEAKVLTLGESTNPKARTTWPSFRVHFDDDGYVTYLNLGSFRLRKGIVGLDAFRMFSKLSTLSLAGTDSPLSDLKVILDLITSTIECLYLGGNGYQTPVTHVLAPWIVSAAQLVKLDLRYNDMDSSGLSSLCDGLVGSNVKSLYLEGNRISDLAALGKVLECNSCRIQELYLGSNRVHALGAKQLASCLITNRSLRKLYLESNNIGTEGALAFVIVLQKVAGEVALENLFVDNNNIDREALKQLAKALNECTNIRDLP, encoded by the coding sequence ATGATGTTAAAAGAGGCGAAAGTATTGACTTTAGGAGAATCCACTAATCCAAAAGCACGGACAACTTGGCCCTCTTTTCGTGTAcactttgacgacgacggatACGTCACGTATCTTAACCTCGGATCTTTTCGCTTGCGCAAGGGAATTGTGGGTCTCGATGCATTTCggatgttttcgaaactCTCGACTCTGAGCCTTGCAGGTACCGACTCTCCACTCTCTGACCTCAAAGTAATTTTGGATTTGATTACCTCAACGATCGAGTGCCTCTATCTCGGTGGAAACGGATACCAGACTCCGGTAACGCACGTATTAGCCCCATGGATCGTCTCAGCTGCGCAGCTTGTCAAGTTGGACCTTCGCTATAACGACATGGATAGCAGTGGGTTGTCAAGTCTTTGCGATGGCCTTGTAGGTTCCAATGTCAAGTCTCTTTACCTCGAAGGAAATCGAATTAGCGACCTAGCGGCACTTGGAAAAGTCCTTGAGTGCAATTCGTGCAGAATCCAAGAGCTGTACCTTGGATCCAACCGGGTACATGCATTGGGTGCCAAGCAACTAGCATCGTGTTTGATAACAAACAGGAGTTTGAGAAAGCTTTACCTAGAGAGTAACAACATCGGGACCGAAGGAGCGCTCGCATTTGTCATAGTGTTACAGAAAGTAGCTGGAGAAGTTGCGCTGGAAAATCTAtttgtcgacaacaacaacatcgaCAGAGAGGCATTGAAACAATTGGCCAAGGCTTTAAATGAATGTACAAACATCAGAGATCTTCCATAG
- a CDS encoding predicted protein yields MAAKDDTGIPRFSPSSWSMRRHFGVSVVLALGFGILLLVLSSDPHSSTSYTQHTNSPVFSSRLLRLEPTWELQTRDNVSSVWKALGVSNEQRVLLRVHYSKHQPKNKRTVSDASGDWFDDSTIRSLQQLTSEDRMAAEAEELAVNVSFEDIYKTIVFITATWALGNLSTWLHMPSLVGEIMSGFLLGPPLADFCPFPEAMVLIGSFGLIGLILESGIDLDVGQLKETGKRAILMAFTGTALPLLVGMGLGRAAGQELQSSIAIGATFSPSSLGVSANVLSAGEVLNTPTGQMIVASSVVDDVLGLIMLSILDVFVRENTTAFDYCIPFISSFGYLIVLGYSGITWMPYIIEHKIMARFPEGYRELVAFCLMFLLLLVYLPLLNYSRASYLTGTFLAGLTFSQINSVHAAFAQHGRGILDWLLRIFFAATIGFQVPITRFQDGYVLKWGAKFLVPILAKMPLGLYVPRSNCKTLPEDFPYDPYWRDVWITSLALVCRGEFNFIIASFALSEGLVNPDIYSAIVFSVLCASIFGPLILARVIAYYNAKSQAYLSGSHPIERDGDTSDGFRPLYLAIQARTPIHWGLQDSFKKALDDAGLIIIDHRSWHTLGLNAIDITELFVQDTRVKVRVCACFETRKAAAAAAANSGESVAILLPIQKGQVPESATINGSATSQDTDAKDSETSSSQMEKGKTEDEIIRARCDEIKQLLSNCLLPHDTEDYVIQVSQWQTYTFDNQDLKGSDDDKKFYRFNLHQPTELIVAPSEVSAEDSLPTASEVEPLRRPALYRRSSTITVTDDPTPADEPMLSGPDLWESDEISHAMTRDGYVMSPVPGGIHRSVTAGLVGEAEHGHHPEPYHRRRITFDAALLTTHGDELETSMIKERLHGYVRPHL; encoded by the exons ATGGCCGCAAAAGACGACACGGGAATTCCACGcttttctccttcttcttGGAGCATGCGCCGGCACTTTGGAGTTTCCGTAGTGTTAGCGCTGGGCTTTGGGATACTATTGTTGGTATTATCTAGTGACCCACACTCCTCGACCAGCTACACACAACACACCAACTCTCCGGTCTTTTCCTCCCGCTTGCTGCGCCTCGAGCCCACCTGGGAGCTGCAAACACGAGACAATGTATCCTCCGTATGGAAAGCACTGGGAGTGTCCAACGAGCAAAGGGTCCTCCTGAGGGTACATTACTCGAAACACCAGCCCAAAAACAAGCGTACAGTCAGCGATGCCAGTGGTGATTGGTTTGATGATTCCACAATTCGTAGTCTTCAACAATTGACATCCGAAGACCGCATGGCAGCGGAAGCGGAAGAGCTGGCCGTTAACGTATCGTTTGAAGACATTT ATAAAACAATTGTATTTATCACCGCCACTTGGGCTTTGGGAAATTTGAGCACCTGGCTGCATATGCCGAGCTTGGTGGGTGAAATCATGTCGGGATTTTTGCTAGGTCCGCCACTCGCTGACTTTTGTCCCTTCCCTGAGGCCATGGTTCTCATTGGGAGTTTTGGATTGATTGGGCTCATTTTGGAATCCGGTATTGATTTGGATGTCGGCCAGCTTAAAGAAACAGGGAAACGCGCCATTCTGATGGCGTTTACCGGAACGGCCCTACCACTATTAGTGGGAATGGGTCTTGGTCGGGCTGCTGGGCAAGAATTGCAATCCAGTATCGCAATTGGCGCAACGTTTTCGCCTTCCTCGCTTGGTGTCTCGGCCAATGTACTGTCGGCCGGAGAAGTTCTCAACACACCGACGGGTCAAATGATTGTCGCCAGTAGCGTTGTCGATGATGTCCTTGGGCTTATCATGTTGAGTATACTGGATGTTTTTGTCAGGGAAAACACCACGGCGTTCGATTATTGCATACCCTTCATTTCGTCGTTTGGGTATTTGATTGTACTTGGATACTCCGGGATCACTTGGATGCCGTACATAATTGAACACAAAATTATGGCTAGATTTCCGGAGGGGTACCGCGAGTTGGTCGCCTTTTGTCTCATGTTTTTACTCCTCCTCGTATACCTTCCGCTGCTGAATTACTCCCGTGCCTCGTACCTGACTGGTACTTTTTTGGCGGGTCTGACATTTTCCCAGATAAACTCGGTCCATGCTGCTTTTGCTCAGCACGGACGAGGAATTCTCGATTGGCTGTTGCGCATATTTTTTGCAGCCACTATCGGGTTCCAAGTGCCCATTACACGCTTTCAAGACGGTTACGTCCTCAAGTGGGGCGCGAAATTTT TGGTGCCGATTTTGGCCAAAATGCCTTTAGGCCTTTACGTCCCGCGCTCCAACTGTAAAACGCTCCCGGAGGACTTTCCGTATGACCCGTATTGGCGCGATGTATGGATTACTTCGCTGGCACTGGTCTGCCGCGGCGAATTCAACTTTATTATTGCGAGTTTTGCATTAAGTGAAGGACTTGTCAACCCTGACATCTATTCGGCGATTGTCTTTTCAGTACTATGTGCCAGCATCTTTGGACCGCTGATATTGGCACGTGTCATTGCCTACTACAATGCTAAATCACAGGCCTATCTTTCTGGAAGTCATCCCATCGAGAGAGACGGCGATACGTCTGACGGCTTCCGTCCGCTTTATCTAGCGATTCAAGCGAGAACTCCGATCCACTGGGGTTTGCAGGACAGTTTCAAGAAAGCTTTGGACGATGCTGGCCTCATCATCATTGATCATCGTTCCTGGCATACTTTGGGCCTCAACGCGATCGATATTACGGAGCTCTTTGTTCAAGACACGAGAGTCAAGGTTCGTGTTTGTGCATGCTTCGAAACTCGCAAAGCAGCAGCTGCGGCGGCTGCCAATTCCGGTGAGTCGGTTGCGATTCTTTTGCCGATTCAAAAAGGCCAAGTACCTGAGTCAGCTACCATTAACGGCTCAGCAACAAGTCAAGACACAGATGCCAAAGACTCGGAGACTAGTAGTTcgcaaatggaaaaaggcAAGACAGAAGACGAGATCATTCGTGCACGGTGCGATGAAATAAAACAAC TTCTCTCCAATTGCCTCCTTCCACACGATACCGAGGACTATGTGATTCAGGTGTCGCAGTGGCAGACATATACGTTCGACAATCAAGACTTGAAGGGATCGGATGATGACAAAAAGTTCTATCGATTCAACTTGCATCAGCCAACGGAATTAATAGTAGCTCCGAGCGAAGTATCTGCAGAAGATTCTCTTCCAACTGCTTCAGAAGTCGAGCCGCTGCGCCGCCCGGCATTATATCGGCGGTCGTCAACAATCACCGTAACCGATGATCCTACACCTGCTGATGAGCCCATGCTTTCGGGTCCTGATCTGTGGGAATCAGATGAAATTTCTCACGCAATGACTCGCGACGGCTATGTCATGTCTCCGGTTCCCGGCGGTATTCACCGTTCGGTGACCGCAGGTCTAGTTGGAGAAGCTGAGCACGGACATCATCCGGAACCGTATCACCGTCGTCGCATAACTTTCGACGCAGCCCTGTTGACAACTCATGGGGACGAGCTTGAAACAAGCATGATCAAAGAGCGTCTGCATGGATATGTACGACCGCATTTGTAG
- a CDS encoding predicted protein, with translation MGATRYPLHGSETSSRASGSSSRKSGVDKPIAFALVALLFLYSTVTLATYYRVSASDHDALTTSATVSGTATTSFPSTLHAASVTQKILVPKKQEGPIERLQRTFPIHVGKDVEEIPHSGLETVDVNPNQKGRDSPSNLPKTMMVPKFFEDSHGAAYGGSIRDYLGNGDELMSFEKTMKIGSSLDGLETIYCSIASYRDPECTLTVEDLFARAAHPDRIRVAILDQRVEGDSVCAQPAKPCNEDPSQALCKYRHLIDVFEMDARLAVGPVFARHLAHRHYRGEYFAMQIDSHVRFIEGWDDDIVQQWKSAKNEMAVLSTYVSDINGSIDPITHESTHENRPIMCASDYEGHGANKHLRHGQQPEGPAGIKGQPTLHPFWAAGFSFARGHFVIQIPYDQYLPMVFQGEEISIGLRGFTFGYDYYAPERGVMFHMYAVKDNEEKRKKVPLFWENLASYRGAGVRAMKRLNVIIGMASYPETEYNTKDMKKYGLGKVRTTAKFFKTFGIHTATQTVEDHLCRFVGKPMMKVFLPALRENGMGLDYKKIDYVFKDAWPSKKKEKKKV, from the coding sequence ATGGGGGCGACGCGGTACCCGTTGCACGGCTCCGAAACTTCCAGTCGCGCCAGCGGAAGTAGTAGTCGGAAATCAGGCGTCGATAAGCCCATTGCGTTCGCACTCGTGGCGCTATTGTTCCTATACTCGACCGTCACACTCGCCACGTACTACCGAGTGTCGGCATCCGACCACGATGCATTGACTACATCAGCAACGGTCTCCGGCACCGCGACAACGAGCTTCCCTTCCACGCTGCATGCGGCGTCGGTAACCCAAAAAATACTCGTACCGAAGAAACAGGAAGGTCCGATCGAGAGACTGCAGCGTACATTCCCAATACACGTGGGAAAAGATGTGGAAGAAATCCCACATTCCGGACTGGAGACAGTTGATGTCAATCCGAATCAAAAGGGTCGCGATTCACCTTCCAACCTGCCCAAAACCATGATGGTTCCCAAATTCTTTGAAGACTCGCATGGCGCGGCCTACGGCGGATCAATCCGCGACTATCTCGGCAACGGCGATGAACTCATGTCTTTCGAAAAGACAATGAAGATCGGCTCCTCTTTGGATGGCCTTGAGACGATCTATTGTAGCATCGCCAGCTACCGCGATCCTGAATGTACGCTGACGGTGGAAGATTTGTTCGCCCGCGCTGCACACCCCGATCGAATCCGTGTCGCCATCCTTGATCAACGCGTCGAGGGTGATTCCGTCTGTGCACAGCCCGCTAAACCCTGTAACGAAGACCCATCGCAAGCGCTATGCAAGTACCGCCATCTGATTGACGTCTTCGAAATGGACGCTCGCCTTGCCGTTGGCCCAGTCTTTGCCAGACATCTTGCGCATCGGCACTACCGTGGCGAATACTTTGCCATGCAGATCGACTCGCACGTACGGTTCATTGAAGGATGGGATGACGACATTGTCCAGCAATGGAAATCCGCCAAGAACGAAATGGCCGTTCTCTCCACCTATGTGTCAGACATAAACGGCTCCATTGACCCGATCACGCACGAATCAACCCACGAGAACCGTCCGATCATGTGTGCGTCGGATTACGAAGGACACGGCGCCAACAAACATTTGCGGCACGGCCAACAACCGGAAGGACCGGCTGGAATCAAAGGGCAACCGACGCTGCATCCGTTTTGGGCGGCGGGTTTCTCGTTTGCCCGAGGTCATTTTGTCATTCAAATTCCATACGATCAATACCTCCCCATGGTCTTTCAAGGCGAAGAAATTTCCATCGGGCTGCGAGGATTTACGTTTGGATACGATTATTACGCTCCCGAGCGTGGTGTCATGTTCCATATGTACGCGGTCAAggacaacgaagaaaagcGCAAAAAAGTACCTCTATTTTGGGAGAATTTGGCTTCCTATCGGGGTGCGGGTGTAAGAGCTATGAAAAGGTTGAATGTAATTATTGGTATGGCGTCCTACCCGGAAACAGAGTACAATACAAAGGACATGAAAAAGTATGGGCTGGGCAAAGTTCGAACGACGGCAaaatttttcaaaacctTTGGTATCCATACTGCCACGCAGACCGTAGAGGATCACCTTTGTAGATTTGTAGGCAAGCCAATGATGAAAGTGTTTCTACCAGCACTGCGGGAAAACGGGATGGGTCTGGACTACAAAAAGATTGATTACGTGTTTAAAGATGCCTGGCcctcgaaaaagaaggaaaagaagaaagtttAA
- a CDS encoding predicted protein, translated as MATTGAPTVYPYSYKYTPTMESPYNSTTAAYHSQRSVTPATNNTRAMNGRYSSAPRDRVGNLPHHTTPSHNPTRAMTPDRYMGAAYNSNAAAEEVPLRRAPAANGLIRLSLKKPMGIVFEPMYDPQQPSHQRGVRICDLPRTGAAALSHQLEIGDELLSINDRTVSRLNFDEIMDFIIEADPECVHLLFRRPRKTATVSPRALSAPRKIENPPAENTASKIKWEEPERTISEKKKRPKKGTKKLRKTKKKASREDETTGTLTEGDESYVQPKSSRRSGNRGSKASNPYESESFLDTLIDTICSNSNNICRDTFRRVGSFSDYEDSLENETLTSERDESSYVTYEDDSTVDPQTRKKGSASKPNMKKDEKHDNAHVPVSKVTDHPEQLVLPDTAISKTMSISTPKQPSPPAIPTTALGPINTTAKTPAAPVQEVEYDDEFDHGAEVSVMESLGGPSLLLEKQRIAMKTQAAITNHTVPEDIISQFGQGYPAHPGMSTAETIQADPLQFYSYVVESLLEQYEPEKVRLLDKLLAKYTGREDHLVQKLSVRYQTQNGTSNDQAFNDAVQKTKSSLAADVAITAAKYRMEEQGSWPEKEEKVDDMPVLSSRFSEKEDEDEDDDHRAMEDEDDESGSEYSNDVDGTSPAVIAQVSELLNYVYGKTSVPGQIDRVSTIMRAYEGREAVLLELLETKALIKAKKEKEKSGPLPSFLRHSQTTNNVANVYGHTLPPVTPMATNEALEANGSAALLQDDISSMSGISSPADEHGIGPTAPRTNDHQLDFSSTNRQTETTAMPAAVIPKKKKGLFGGLFKKKSTITTPNRAVRHKNHRTVKGVTSLEGSI; from the exons ATGGCCACAACGGGAGCTCCTACCGTTTATCCTTATAGTTACAAGTACACCCCCACCATGGAGTCTCCGTACAATAGCACTACCGCTGCCTATCATAGTCAGCGTTCCGTTACTCCCGCGACGAACAATACCCGCGCAATGAATGGACGGTACTCGTCAGCCCCTCGCGATCGCGTTGGAAATCTTCCTCACCACACCACTCCGAGCCACAACCCGACTCGTGCCATGACACCCGATCGTTACATGGGCGCGGCTTATAACAGTAACGCTGCGGCAGAGGAGGTGCCACTACGCAGAGCGCCGGCGGCGAATGGATTGATTCGTTTAAGTTTGAAGAAACCCATGGGCATCGTGTTCGAGCCAATGTACGATCCGCAACAACCTTCGCATCAGCGAGGTGTCCGGATTTGCGATCTGCCTCGAACCGGTGCTGCCGCTCTTTCACATCAGCTCGAGATTGGCGACGAGCTTTTGAGCATTAACGATAGAACCGTTTCGAGACTGAACTTTGACGAAATTATGGATTTCATCATTGAAGCGGATCCGGAATGCGTGCATTTGTTGTTTCGCCGCCCACGGAAGACAGCCACAGTTTCGCCCCGAGCTTTGTCGGCACCAAGGAAGATCGAGAACCCTCCTGCCGAAAACACTGCTTCCAAAATAAAATGGGAAGAACCGGAACGCACTATATctgagaaaaagaaacgacCCAAAAAAGGGACCAAAAAGCTGcgcaaaacaaaaaagaaggcGTCTCGTGAAGACGAAACGACTGGGACACTTACAGAAGGAGACGAGTCCTACGTCCAGCCAAAATCATCTCGGCGAAGTGGCAATCGCGGTTCCAAAGCATCGAATCCCTATGAATCCGAGTCCTTCTTGGACACGTTGATTGACACTATTTGTTCGAACTCCAACAATATTTGTCGTGACACTTTTCGAAGGGTGGGTTCGTTTTCGGATTACGAGGATTCATTAGAAAACGAAACGCTTACATCGGAACGCGACGAGTCCTCCTATGTTACttacgaagacgactcgACGGTGGACCCGCAAACTAGGAAAAAAGGATCTGCGTCAAAACCCAACATGAAAAAAGATGAAAAGCATGACAATGCACACGTTCCCGTGAGCAAAGTCACCGACCACCCCGAACAATTAGTTTTGCCCGATACAGCCATCTCTAAAACCATGTCGATATCTACTCCGAAGCAGCCTTCACCGCCAGCGATACCAACAACGGCTTTGGGCCCCATCAATACAACCGCAAAAACTCCTGCTGCTCCAGTTCAAGAAGTCGAATACGATGAtgaatttgaccatggtgcGGAGGTTTCCGTTATGGAAAGTTTAGGGGGGCCGTCTTTGTTACTTGAAAAACAACGCATCGCTATGAAGACACAGGCGGCCATCACCAATCACACTGTGCCGGAAGACATAATTTCCCAATTTGGTCAGGGTTACCCAGCTCACCCAGGCATGTCGACGGCCGAGACTATCCAAGCTGATCCTCTCCAGTTCTATTCATATGTTGTTGAGTCCTTGCTTGAACAATACGAACCGGAGAAAGTCCGACTTTTGGACAAGCTGCTGGCGAAGTATACAGGACGCGAAGACCATTTAGTGCAAAAACTGTCGGTTCGTTACCAAACGCAAAATGGCACAAGCAATGATCAAGCCTTTAATGATGCTGTTCAAAAAACAAAGTCGAGTCTAGCAGCGGATGTTGCCATTACTGCTGCAAAGTACCGCATGGAAGAACAAGGATCTTGGCCcgagaaggaagaaaaggtggACGATATGCCAGTCTTGAGCTCTCGCTTCTcagaaaaggaagatgaggacgaagatgatgatcATCGCGCtatggaagacgaagatgatgaaagCGGCTCAGAGTATTCGAATGACGTCGATGGCACATCTCCTGCCGTAATTGCCCAAGTGTCTGAGCTGCTCAACTATGTGTATGGCAAAACATCGGTACCCGGTCAAATCGATCGTGTGAGTACCATTATGCGAGCATACGAAGGGCGCGAGGCGGTCCTGCTTGAATTGCTGGAAACCAAAGCTCTGATCAAGGCtaagaaagaaaaggaaaaatcTGGTCCCTTGCCATCCTTTTTACGGCACTCCCAAACAACCAATAATGTTGCAAATGTGTACGGCCACACTTTGCCGCCCGTCACGCCCATGGCGACAAATGAGGCTTTGGAAGCGAACGGTTCTGCAGCTCTTTTACAAGACGATATTTCAAGTATGAGTGGCATTTCGAGTCCCGCTGATGAACATGGAATTGGTCCGACGGCACCAAGG ACGAATGATCATCAATTGGACTTTTCTTCCACAAACAGACAAACGGAAACGACAGCAATGCCTGCTGCTGTGAtaccaaagaagaaaaaaggtTTGTTTGGCGGCTTGTTCAAGAAAAAGTCAACGATTACTACGCCGAATCGAGCTGTGCGCCACAAAAACCACCGGACCGTAAAAGGCGTCACCAGCTTGGAGGGATCCATCTAA